A genomic region of Salinibacterium sp. NK8237 contains the following coding sequences:
- a CDS encoding MFS transporter, producing the protein MVSSDMNVVQTGRRSPAQRSPARWLPWVSLVAAAGVLSVMTAPGQTAGISVFTDPLIAELDVSRTGISISYFFGTIVGAAAQPFVGRALDRFGARYVTIVIGALFASVLLALSFVDGIAGLTAGFVGVRMLGQGALSLAATTAVARAITHRRGLALGITAAIGSAGISLAPVGLERLISAVGIHAAWRWEAAIVLAVVVPLAFILPKRSQVAAQTEDLSTAQIVIQKESWMLGEAARTGMFWVIASSLAVSGMLSTGLAFHQIAILGERGLTPFEAAANFLPQTVTGIAATLIVGAFVDRVSPKLFVIFSMLTLAGSLLLLSAVGPDGTAILYGLVLGAAGGSLRGMEAAAYVRYYGTAHIGSIRGVTTAIALGSTALGPIALALAVDVSGNFTEPAFWFASLPIAVAVLALFVRPPQRRAAV; encoded by the coding sequence GTGGTTTCCTCTGACATGAACGTGGTGCAGACGGGCCGACGTTCTCCGGCACAGCGGTCGCCCGCGCGGTGGTTGCCGTGGGTGAGCCTGGTCGCCGCCGCGGGCGTCCTCTCGGTGATGACCGCTCCGGGCCAGACCGCCGGAATCTCCGTCTTCACCGACCCGCTCATCGCTGAACTCGACGTCTCGCGCACCGGCATCTCGATCAGCTACTTCTTCGGCACGATCGTTGGTGCCGCCGCGCAACCGTTCGTCGGCCGCGCCCTCGACCGCTTCGGCGCCCGCTACGTCACCATCGTCATCGGCGCCCTGTTCGCAAGCGTGCTGCTTGCCCTGAGTTTCGTCGACGGCATCGCTGGTCTCACCGCCGGTTTCGTTGGCGTGCGGATGCTCGGCCAGGGTGCCCTCAGCCTCGCCGCCACCACGGCTGTAGCCCGCGCCATCACCCACCGCCGCGGTCTGGCGCTCGGCATCACGGCCGCCATCGGATCCGCCGGAATCTCCCTCGCCCCCGTCGGCCTCGAACGACTCATCTCAGCTGTCGGCATCCACGCCGCCTGGCGCTGGGAAGCCGCGATTGTGCTCGCCGTCGTCGTACCGCTCGCGTTCATCCTGCCGAAGCGCAGCCAGGTTGCCGCCCAGACCGAAGATCTCTCGACGGCGCAGATCGTCATCCAGAAAGAATCGTGGATGCTCGGCGAAGCAGCCCGCACCGGCATGTTCTGGGTCATCGCCTCCTCCCTCGCCGTCTCGGGCATGCTGAGCACCGGCCTCGCCTTCCACCAGATCGCGATTCTCGGCGAGCGCGGCCTCACCCCGTTCGAAGCGGCCGCCAACTTTCTGCCGCAAACCGTCACCGGCATCGCGGCAACCCTGATTGTTGGAGCGTTCGTCGACCGCGTGAGCCCCAAGCTGTTCGTCATCTTTTCGATGCTCACGCTCGCCGGCTCGCTGCTGTTGCTCTCCGCCGTCGGCCCCGACGGCACCGCCATTCTCTACGGTCTCGTGCTCGGCGCTGCCGGCGGAAGCCTGCGCGGGATGGAAGCCGCCGCCTACGTGCGCTACTACGGCACCGCCCATATCGGCTCCATTCGTGGCGTCACGACCGCGATCGCCCTGGGCTCCACGGCTCTCGGCCCGATCGCCCTCGCCCTTGCCGTCGACGTCAGCGGCAACTTCACCGAGCCGGCCTTCTGGTTCGCGAGCCTTCCGATAGCCGTCGCCGTGCTCGCACTCTTCGTGCGCCCGCCGCAGCGCCGCGCGGCTGTCTGA
- a CDS encoding Lrp/AsnC family transcriptional regulator: MDKLDAGIIDMLRLNARAGYGDIGEAVGLSASAVKRRVDRLVANGTIRGFTVQVDPAVDGMGTEAYVELFCRGNVAPQELKRILSAIPEVVDAGTVSGSADAVVHMRSRDIHSLEIALERLRTATNIDNTRSSIVLSRLIHRRYE, from the coding sequence ATGGACAAGCTGGACGCAGGAATCATCGACATGCTCCGCCTCAACGCCCGCGCAGGCTATGGAGATATAGGAGAAGCCGTGGGGCTTTCAGCCTCCGCAGTTAAACGGCGCGTCGACCGCTTGGTTGCCAACGGCACCATCCGCGGCTTCACCGTGCAGGTCGATCCCGCCGTTGACGGCATGGGAACCGAAGCGTACGTCGAGCTCTTTTGCCGCGGAAACGTGGCTCCGCAAGAACTCAAACGCATCCTCAGCGCCATTCCCGAAGTGGTGGATGCCGGAACAGTCAGTGGGTCTGCCGACGCAGTCGTTCATATGCGCTCGCGCGACATCCACTCGCTTGAGATCGCCCTCGAGCGACTGCGCACTGCCACGAACATCGACAACACTCGCAGCTCCATCGTTTTGTCGCGGTTGATTCACCGACGCTACGAGTAA
- a CDS encoding nitroreductase family deazaflavin-dependent oxidoreductase, whose translation MSTSNRLSDLGMKLMNGVHRAILAVSGGRLGWTLGGMPSLELHTTGRVSGIRRSTMLTAPVHSKGRWVIVASKGGDDRDPLWYRNLQANPDAELTVRGRTVPVHTHTADAAEKAELWPQIVAANSRYAEYQTKTTRDIPVVICEER comes from the coding sequence ATGAGCACCAGTAACCGCCTCAGCGACCTCGGCATGAAACTCATGAACGGCGTGCACCGCGCGATCCTTGCCGTTTCGGGCGGTCGCCTGGGTTGGACTCTCGGGGGCATGCCCTCACTCGAGCTCCACACGACGGGCCGGGTGTCAGGCATCCGGCGGTCAACGATGCTGACTGCTCCCGTGCACAGCAAGGGCCGCTGGGTGATCGTGGCGTCGAAGGGCGGCGACGATCGCGACCCCCTCTGGTACCGCAACCTGCAGGCGAATCCGGATGCCGAACTCACCGTGCGCGGACGCACCGTGCCCGTGCACACTCACACCGCGGATGCCGCCGAGAAGGCCGAGTTGTGGCCGCAGATCGTGGCCGCCAACTCGCGCTACGCCGAGTACCAGACCAAGACGACCCGTGACATCCCGGTCGTGATCTGCGAAGAGCGCTAG
- a CDS encoding ABC transporter ATP-binding protein, with protein sequence MTSASEPEGSVVLEGVTKKFGGAVAVDNISLHVRPGEFLSLLGPSGCGKTTTLRMLAGFEEPTSGSIRISGQDVVGIPPHKRNVNTVFQAYALFPHMSVAENVAYGLRQKGTPKSEIRERVTESLDLVQMRSFADRKPTQLSGGQQQRIALARALINRPAVLLLDEPLGALDRQLREEMQIELKLLQSRLGITFIFVTHDQGEALSMSDRIAIMRKGRIEQLDDADSIYDSPASAYVAGFIGQQNFIAGTMTNDLSVMESPFGIINASGPHEELEAGMNAQAAVRPEAVAVALATGESTSTTANQIRGEVIGVSHQGETLQFLVSIGNDQTLLSRVPRPNAPRLAVGDSVLCTWDTASVHLFPSDQASQAQADIARAVSNPAPPTSSISL encoded by the coding sequence ATGACCAGCGCTAGCGAGCCAGAGGGTTCGGTTGTCCTTGAGGGCGTGACTAAGAAGTTTGGTGGCGCTGTCGCTGTCGACAACATCAGCCTGCACGTGCGCCCCGGCGAGTTCCTCTCCTTGCTCGGCCCCTCGGGCTGCGGCAAGACAACAACGTTGCGCATGCTCGCCGGCTTCGAAGAGCCAACCTCGGGCAGCATCCGCATTTCTGGTCAGGATGTCGTGGGCATTCCGCCCCACAAGCGCAACGTCAACACAGTTTTCCAGGCTTACGCTCTCTTCCCTCACATGAGTGTCGCCGAGAACGTGGCCTACGGGCTTCGCCAAAAGGGCACGCCCAAGTCGGAGATTCGCGAGCGCGTCACTGAGTCACTCGATCTCGTGCAGATGCGCTCATTCGCCGACCGCAAGCCCACTCAACTTTCAGGCGGCCAGCAGCAGCGCATCGCGCTGGCGCGGGCCCTCATCAACCGCCCTGCCGTTCTCCTCCTCGATGAGCCGCTGGGTGCTCTCGACCGCCAGCTGCGCGAAGAAATGCAGATCGAGCTCAAGCTTCTGCAGTCGCGCCTCGGTATCACCTTCATCTTTGTCACGCACGACCAGGGTGAGGCACTCTCGATGAGTGACCGCATCGCGATCATGCGCAAGGGACGCATCGAGCAGCTGGATGACGCCGACTCGATCTACGATTCGCCGGCGAGCGCCTATGTTGCTGGCTTCATTGGCCAGCAGAACTTTATCGCTGGCACGATGACTAACGATCTGTCGGTCATGGAGTCGCCGTTCGGAATCATTAACGCTTCGGGTCCCCATGAAGAACTCGAGGCCGGCATGAATGCTCAGGCCGCTGTGCGCCCCGAAGCTGTTGCTGTTGCGCTCGCCACCGGAGAATCAACGAGCACTACTGCGAACCAGATTCGCGGCGAGGTTATTGGGGTGTCCCATCAGGGAGAGACGCTTCAGTTCTTGGTGTCGATCGGAAACGACCAGACGCTGCTCTCTCGGGTTCCGCGCCCGAACGCGCCACGTCTGGCTGTCGGCGACTCGGTGCTGTGCACCTGGGATACCGCATCCGTTCATCTTTTCCCGAGCGATCAGGCGAGTCAGGCTCAGGCCGATATTGCTCGCGCGGTCTCCAACCCAGCCCCACCAACCAGTTCAATTTCTCTCTAG
- a CDS encoding type IV toxin-antitoxin system AbiEi family antitoxin domain-containing protein, with product MTLRTELWPIAASQYGFVTTRDARDLGYSAVELAKLASREKLERISQGLYRFPELPQTERDDYMRAVLATGAPDAILSHDTALLVHDLCDINPEIIHVNVGKHRVRRAISGVQLHSDHISPRERSWWEGIPVVTVLAAIEQGIATKVPRHLLQQAIEAARARGQLTALELSELESNL from the coding sequence ATGACATTGCGAACAGAGCTGTGGCCAATCGCTGCTAGCCAGTACGGATTCGTAACTACTCGGGATGCACGAGACTTGGGCTATTCGGCGGTGGAGCTAGCGAAGCTTGCTTCCAGGGAGAAGCTGGAACGGATCTCTCAGGGCCTCTACCGGTTTCCAGAATTACCTCAAACAGAGCGCGACGACTACATGCGCGCAGTGTTGGCAACCGGGGCACCCGACGCGATCCTCTCCCACGACACGGCGTTGCTCGTGCACGACCTTTGCGACATCAATCCAGAGATCATCCATGTGAATGTGGGAAAGCATCGCGTCCGTAGAGCCATCTCTGGCGTACAGCTGCATAGCGATCACATTTCGCCCCGCGAGCGAAGCTGGTGGGAAGGAATTCCTGTGGTCACAGTTCTCGCAGCGATTGAGCAAGGCATCGCTACAAAAGTGCCCAGACATCTTTTGCAACAGGCGATCGAAGCGGCGCGCGCGAGGGGGCAATTGACTGCTCTGGAGCTGAGCGAGCTGGAGAGCAACCTGTGA
- a CDS encoding VOC family protein — MFAPKNAFSGFSVNDLEAAAAFYRDTLGLAVADGGMGTLRLTLPGGAEVTIYPKENHEPASFTILNFAVEDVEAAVDALNERGVVTKIYDDSRPMGALGTDAKGIMRGHGSEIAWFTDPAGNVLSIIKA; from the coding sequence ATGTTTGCTCCGAAGAACGCATTCTCTGGATTCAGCGTCAACGATCTGGAAGCCGCTGCAGCCTTCTACCGTGACACCCTCGGCCTCGCGGTCGCTGATGGCGGCATGGGCACGCTGCGGCTCACGCTGCCCGGCGGCGCCGAAGTGACCATCTACCCGAAGGAGAACCACGAACCGGCGAGCTTCACCATCTTGAACTTTGCGGTCGAGGATGTCGAAGCTGCCGTCGACGCGCTCAACGAGCGTGGCGTGGTCACCAAGATTTACGACGACTCGAGGCCGATGGGTGCCCTCGGCACTGATGCGAAAGGCATCATGCGCGGGCACGGCTCCGAGATCGCGTGGTTCACGGACCCTGCGGGAAACGTGTTGTCGATCATTAAGGCTTGA
- the ddaH gene encoding dimethylargininase: MTITDTESTTPARQATAKTVLMCRPDFFTVTYSINPWMNPNDPTDTSLAVKQWQTLYDTYIDLGFTVELIDPIDGLPDMVYAANGGFVIDGKAYGALFTYDERKAEGPAYMDWFGANGLDVASPENVNEGEGDFLLVGDNILAGMGFRTSVESHRELAELSGRNVVSLNLINPSFYHVDTAIAKLDETNIAYLESAFDEPSLEKLRALYPDAILATEEDAAVLGLNSYSDGYNVVIAARAKDFERQLKERGYNPIGVDLSELLLGGGGVKCCTLELRR, from the coding sequence ATGACGATCACTGACACCGAATCGACCACGCCTGCCCGCCAGGCCACCGCGAAGACTGTGCTGATGTGCCGTCCCGACTTCTTTACAGTCACCTACAGCATCAACCCGTGGATGAATCCCAACGATCCCACAGACACCAGCCTCGCCGTGAAGCAGTGGCAGACGCTCTACGACACCTATATTGACCTCGGCTTCACCGTTGAACTCATCGACCCCATCGATGGCCTGCCCGACATGGTCTACGCCGCAAACGGCGGCTTCGTGATCGACGGCAAAGCCTACGGCGCCCTCTTCACCTATGACGAGCGCAAAGCAGAAGGCCCCGCCTACATGGACTGGTTCGGCGCCAACGGCCTCGACGTTGCTTCCCCCGAGAACGTTAATGAGGGTGAGGGCGACTTCCTCCTTGTCGGCGACAACATCCTTGCAGGCATGGGCTTCCGCACCTCGGTCGAAAGCCACCGAGAGCTAGCAGAGCTTTCGGGCCGCAATGTTGTCTCCCTCAACCTCATTAACCCCAGCTTCTACCACGTCGATACCGCCATCGCGAAGCTCGACGAAACCAACATCGCCTACCTCGAGAGCGCGTTTGACGAGCCCTCGCTTGAGAAACTCCGTGCGCTGTATCCCGACGCCATCCTCGCTACTGAAGAGGATGCGGCAGTGCTCGGACTCAACTCCTACAGCGACGGCTACAACGTCGTCATCGCTGCCCGTGCCAAAGACTTCGAGCGCCAGCTCAAAGAACGCGGCTACAACCCCATCGGCGTCGACCTCTCCGAGCTGCTGCTCGGTGGCGGTGGCGTGAAGTGCTGCACCCTGGAACTTCGCCGCTAG
- a CDS encoding spermidine/putrescine ABC transporter substrate-binding protein, whose product MSHEQPIRILASTSATKIMKSELNRRRFLALSGAAASAAALAACSTDSDTGSATQATGGDLESSLSVYSWGDYDDPDLVSEFTDELGPTVTFDAFNSNEELISKLVAARGTSGYDIVVPTGPFIPQMIENGLLSKLNLDLIPNIADMDPDFLGRDWDPNNEYSICKAWGTTGFVYDKTKITRELTTWSDFIDAAQNEASGKTSVLDDPAPLLGIYYWANGIDWNTTDEADLAAAEEFLTTQLAPHISAFDSYPGGAAIPQAQHMLMQSWNGDARIGIMESEDPDRWQWVLGSPDTELWMDNWAIAEGAPNPEAAHAFINYVLTPEASLRELDYIGYHTGGTGIEDTARAEGLEMLDLVFFDEDQISTMHTQAIGEAQQRIVEIWDKTKASAGA is encoded by the coding sequence ATGTCCCACGAACAGCCCATTCGCATTCTTGCCTCTACCTCGGCAACGAAGATCATGAAGAGCGAACTGAACCGTCGTCGCTTTCTCGCGCTGTCGGGTGCAGCAGCCAGCGCTGCCGCTCTAGCCGCGTGCAGCACAGATTCCGACACTGGCTCGGCGACCCAGGCGACCGGCGGTGATCTTGAAAGTTCACTCTCGGTCTACAGCTGGGGCGACTATGACGACCCCGATCTGGTCAGTGAATTCACTGACGAGCTGGGCCCGACTGTCACGTTCGATGCCTTCAACTCCAACGAAGAACTCATCTCGAAGCTTGTTGCTGCGCGCGGCACCAGTGGCTACGACATCGTCGTTCCGACCGGCCCGTTCATCCCGCAGATGATCGAGAACGGTTTGCTCAGCAAGCTCAACCTCGACCTCATCCCGAATATCGCCGACATGGATCCCGACTTCCTTGGTCGCGACTGGGACCCGAACAACGAGTACTCCATCTGCAAGGCGTGGGGCACGACTGGTTTCGTCTACGACAAGACCAAGATCACCCGCGAACTCACCACGTGGTCCGACTTCATCGACGCGGCCCAGAATGAGGCCAGCGGCAAGACTTCGGTGCTCGACGATCCCGCTCCCCTGCTCGGCATCTACTACTGGGCTAACGGCATCGACTGGAACACCACCGACGAAGCCGACCTTGCTGCCGCGGAAGAGTTCCTCACCACGCAGCTCGCGCCGCACATCTCCGCTTTCGACTCCTACCCCGGTGGAGCCGCTATTCCGCAGGCGCAGCACATGCTCATGCAGTCGTGGAACGGTGACGCTCGCATCGGCATCATGGAGAGCGAAGACCCCGACCGCTGGCAGTGGGTGCTCGGTTCGCCCGACACCGAACTCTGGATGGATAACTGGGCTATCGCCGAGGGTGCACCCAACCCTGAAGCGGCTCACGCCTTCATTAACTACGTGCTCACCCCCGAGGCATCGCTGCGCGAACTCGACTACATCGGCTACCACACCGGTGGAACGGGCATCGAGGACACAGCGCGTGCCGAGGGCCTCGAAATGCTCGACCTCGTCTTCTTCGATGAAGATCAGATCAGCACGATGCACACCCAGGCCATCGGCGAGGCGCAGCAGCGCATCGTTGAAATTTGGGACAAGACGAAGGCGTCGGCCGGCGCCTAA
- a CDS encoding low temperature requirement protein A, which yields MNALRSRVVARDIDEPHRKTTPLELLFDLTFVVAVASVVRQLTHAVEVGHAFEAIAPFLMVFFSIWWAWNQFTWLASAYDTDDVPYRLFTMLQMGGILVLAAGIPLAFDDGNFAAVTAGYLILRIGLIATLLRAVKDDPKTRATAGRYALGIGVVQVGWLLRLLLPAELAMVSFVIIVLAELAVPLWADRAQRLSWHPHHIAERYGKFTILVLGESVLASTFAVQEALEEGLSPSLIVASAAGLVLLFALWWLYFSEPAAEGLENRRDRYLFWNYGHYFLFAALAAVGTGIEVAVRSVTTDLESSELVVGYSLALPVALFILLLWLLHAPMVERVSIPRSATIVAVLVMLALPLTASAIGTIGVAVAIAVVSVTLLGVALLTGRMRAAKLEAKQD from the coding sequence ATGAACGCACTGCGCTCGCGGGTGGTGGCTCGCGACATCGACGAGCCGCACCGCAAAACGACTCCGCTCGAGCTGCTCTTTGATCTGACCTTCGTGGTCGCGGTCGCCTCGGTCGTGCGGCAACTGACGCACGCCGTCGAGGTGGGGCACGCTTTCGAAGCCATCGCGCCGTTCCTGATGGTCTTCTTCTCCATCTGGTGGGCGTGGAACCAGTTCACCTGGCTAGCCTCGGCGTACGACACGGATGACGTTCCCTATCGTCTGTTCACCATGCTGCAGATGGGCGGCATCCTCGTTCTCGCCGCCGGAATTCCCTTGGCCTTCGACGACGGTAACTTTGCAGCCGTCACCGCTGGATACCTGATTTTGCGAATTGGGCTTATCGCTACCCTGCTGCGCGCCGTGAAAGACGACCCCAAAACGCGCGCCACCGCCGGCCGTTACGCGCTCGGTATCGGGGTCGTGCAGGTTGGCTGGTTGTTGCGGCTGTTGCTGCCCGCCGAGCTGGCCATGGTGTCGTTCGTCATCATCGTGCTCGCCGAACTGGCCGTGCCTCTCTGGGCTGATCGTGCACAGCGACTGTCCTGGCATCCGCACCACATCGCGGAGCGCTACGGAAAGTTCACGATTTTGGTGCTCGGCGAAAGCGTGCTCGCCTCGACGTTCGCGGTGCAGGAGGCGCTCGAAGAGGGGCTGTCACCGTCGCTCATTGTGGCGTCGGCTGCTGGCCTCGTGCTGCTGTTCGCACTGTGGTGGCTGTACTTCTCTGAACCCGCCGCCGAGGGCCTAGAAAACAGGCGCGATCGCTACCTGTTTTGGAACTACGGCCACTACTTCTTGTTTGCGGCGCTCGCCGCCGTCGGAACCGGCATTGAAGTGGCGGTGCGATCCGTCACGACAGACCTCGAGTCGAGCGAGCTTGTGGTCGGCTACTCTCTGGCGCTGCCCGTCGCGCTCTTCATTCTGCTGCTGTGGCTGCTGCACGCGCCCATGGTGGAGCGGGTGTCGATTCCGCGATCGGCAACAATCGTTGCGGTGCTCGTCATGCTTGCGCTGCCGCTGACGGCATCCGCCATCGGCACTATCGGCGTAGCCGTGGCTATTGCGGTGGTCTCGGTAACTCTGCTGGGGGTCGCACTATTGACGGGACGGATGCGCGCCGCGAAGCTTGAGGCCAAGCAGGACTAG